One Onthophagus taurus isolate NC chromosome 11, IU_Otau_3.0, whole genome shotgun sequence genomic window carries:
- the LOC139431831 gene encoding KRAB-A domain-containing protein 2-like — MRKTKHRPHLCVKNSLLTLLESRDSKEKPLWTPYYYGKKYDLMEVGRKKTLILKRKSDSDPVVRIVPTEEFYHILRDTHQLTGHGGRDKMLYSLKSKYFIPTSVVLEFLKLCTVCQSKKKFPRKGIVVCPILSSDFNHRGQVDLIDLQSTPDRNYKWLLHYQDHGTKFSFLRPLTSKRAAEVAIELLKIFLEVGCPKILQSDNGREFTAAVIQELTAMWPTCKIVNGRPRHPASQGSVERSNQDVEAMLRAWLIDNGTKNWGIGCYFVQFQKNSSFHRTIKRSPYKALFGTEPKIGLHSSHIPAELLEKLVTEEDLDQFLKQQQTDETDNSEDVPATEHNDFSTQVSTENLLTAEPTFSIKELDPVLDPTSAPISADTTPVLLGASEGAALDGEEKRLCIVCENTVEGGDE; from the exons atgcGGAAAACCAAACACAGACCGCATTTGTGTGTGAAGAACAGTTTGCTGACGTTATTAGAAAGCCGGGATAGTAAAGAAAAGCCGTTATGGACTCCT TATTACTACGGAAAAAAATACGATTTAATGGAAGTAGgtagaaaaaaaactttgatttTGAAGAGAAAATCTGACTCTGATCCGGTTGTGAGAATAGTACCGACGGAAGAATTTTATCACATTCTTCGAGACACCCATCAGTTAACTGGACACGGAGGCCGCGACAAAATGCTGTATAGTTTAAAATCCAAATACTTCATCCCCACTTCCGTCGTactagaatttttgaaactgtGCACGGTATGTCAatccaaaaagaaatttccaagaaaggGAATCGTTGTCTGTCCAATTCTGTCTAGCGACTTCAACCATCGTGGTCAGGTCGATTTAATTGACTTACAATCGACCCCTGATAGAAATTATAAATGGTTATTACATTATCAGGACCACGGGACAAAATTCAGCTTTCTACGTCCTTTAACTTCGAAAAGAGCTGCAGAAGTAGCAATAGAGctattaaaaatctttctgGAAGTTGGTTGTCCTAAAATATTACAAAGTGATAACGGCCGTGAGTTTACGGCTGCTGTTATACAGGAACTAACCGCTATGTGGCCAACATgcaaaattgttaatggtaGGCCTAGACATCCAGCAAGTCAAGGATCGGTTGAACGGTCGAATCAAGATGTAGAAGCTATGTTACGAGCTTGGCTAATAGACAATGGTACAAAAAACTGGGGTATTGGTTgttattttgtacaatttcAGAAGAACTCCTCTTTTCACCGTACTATTAAACGATCACCGTACAAAGCGTTATTTGGAACAGAGCCAAAAATAGGCCTACACTCTAGTCATATTCCAGCAGAATTACTTGAAAAGCTTGTTACTGAAGAAGACCTAGACCAATTTCTTAAACAGCAACAAACTGACGAAACTGACAATTCTGAAGATGTTCCAGCTACTGAACATAATGATTTTTCAACGCAAGTTTCAACAGAGAATTTATTAACAGCGGAACCAACTTTTTCGATTAAAGAACTCGATCCTGTTCTTGACCCTACTTCAGCTCCCATATCGGCTGATACAACACCTGTATTGTTAGGTGCATCAGAAGGTGCAGCACTAGACGGAGAAGAAAAAAGGCTTTGTATTGTTTGTGAAAATACGGTAGAAGGAGGAGACGAGTGA